In the genome of Xenopus laevis strain J_2021 chromosome 1S, Xenopus_laevis_v10.1, whole genome shotgun sequence, one region contains:
- the XB5815362.S gene encoding provisional ortholog of cytochrome P450, family 2, subfamily j, polypeptide 6 S homeolog isoform X1: MLNMSFTQETWSLQQILLAFLVCVIAVKYIKMRWAARSLPPGPTPLPLIGNLWALQFKLHPKTLRKIAVSYGDIYTLWLGHTPLVVLSGCRSVRNGLISHSEELSGRPVDGLMQALTNERGIGSTNGHTWKQQRRFGLMTLRNLGLGKRGLESRIQEEAQCLVESLAAKNGEPVNPSDLIVHAVANVISAVVFGHRFSIEDPTFQEMVRCNGCIVTNLGTAWGRIYDAFPWLMRYVPGPHQSSFAAMAYLTTFIKKEIKLHELNGPNEQPQDLIEYYLAQIAKTKLEPDTTFDEANMIQMVIDLFIAGTETTATSLQWALLYMVAFPEIQNFFSKGKWIVTLTEKVQEELDTVLDGSQLAYYEDKKRLPFTNAVIHEVQRYGNIASVGMLRSCIRKVTVNGYQLEKNTMVLPNLDSVLHDQHQWETPYKFNPNHFLDKNGNFCTSEAFLPFSAGHRVCLGEQLARFELFIFFTTLLHRFNIELPEGITEVNTKYVFKMTLQPHPYEICAVPR, encoded by the exons ATGTTGAATATGTCTTTTACACAGGAGACATGGAGTTTGCAGCAGATCCTCCTGGCATTTTTGGTCTGTGTTATTGCTGTTAAGTACATAAAGATGAGATGGGCAGCAAGGAGCCTTCCTCCTGGGCCCACTCCACTACCACTCATAGGGAACCTATGGGCCCTGCAGTTCAAATTGCATCCAAAGACACTTCGAAAA ATAGCTGTATCGTATGGGGATATCTACACATTATGGTTGGGTCACACCCCACTTGTAGTGTTGAGCGGGTGCAGATCTGTAAGGAATGGCCTCATCTCCCATTCTGAGGAGCTTTCAGGACGCCCTGTTGATGGCCTTATGCAGGCTCTCACAAATGAAAGAG GAATTGGATCTACTAATGGCCACACCTGGAAACAGCAGAGGCGATTTGGACTGATGACTTTAAGGAACCTGGGACTTGGGAAACGTGGATTGGAATCCAGGATCCAAGAAGAGGCTCAGTGTCTGGTGGAGTCCTTAGCTGCCAAGAATG GAGAACCAGTTAACCCTTCGGATCTCATTGTCCATGCTGTGGCAAATGTAATTTCTGCTGTGGTATTTGGGCACCGTTTCTCTATTGAAGATCCCACATTCCAGGAAATGGTTAGATGCAACGGCTGTATAGTTACAAACTTGGGCACAGCTTGGGGAAGG ATCTATGATGCTTTTCCTTGGCTCATGCGATATGTACCAGGTCCACATCAAAGCTCCTTTGCTGCTATGGCTTATCTGACAACATTTATAAAGAAGGAAATAAAGTTGCATGAATTGAACGGCCCAAACGAACAACCTCAAGATCTAATTGAATACTACCTGGCACAGATTGCAAAG ACTAAACTTGAGCCTGACACCACATTTGATGAGGCCAACATGATTCAGATGGTGATTGATCTGTTTATAGCTGGCACCGAGACTACAGCCACAAGTCTTCAGTGGGCTTTGCTATACATGGTGGCGTTTCCTGAAATACAAA attttttttctaaaggcaaGTGGATTGTCACTCTTACAGAGAAGGTGCAGGAAGAGTTGGATACAGTTCTTGATGGTTCTCAGCTGGCTTATTATGAAGACAAGAAAAGACTTCCGTTCACCAATGCAGTCATTCATGAGGTTCAGCGTTATGGGAACATTGCATCTGTGGGTATGCTCAGAAGTTGTATAAGGAAAGTTACCGTTAATGGCTATCAGTTAGAGAAG AATACAATGGTTTTGCCAAACTTGGACTCTGTACTGCATGACCAACATCAGTGGGAGACCCCTTACAAATTCAACCCTAACCACTTTTTGGACAAGAACGGAAACTTTTGTACAAGTGAGGCATTTCTGCCATTCTCTGCAG GGCACAGGGTATGTTTGGGAGAACAACTGGCCCGCTTTGAGCTGTTCATATTCTTCACCACTCTTCTCCACAGATTCAACATTGAGCTGCCAGAAGGAATAACAGAAGTCaacacaaaatatgtttttaagatGACACTGCAGCCGCATCCCTATGAAATTTGTGCTGTCCCCCGTTAA
- the XB5815362.S gene encoding provisional ortholog of cytochrome P450, family 2, subfamily j, polypeptide 6 S homeolog isoform X4, with the protein MLNMSFTQETWSLQQILLAFLVCVIAVKYIKMRWAARSLPPGPTPLPLIGNLWALQFKLHPKTLRKIAVSYGDIYTLWLGHTPLVVLSGCRSVRNGLISHSEELSGRPVDGLMQALTNERGIGSTNGHTWKQQRRFGLMTLRNLGLGKRGLESRIQEEAQCLVESLAAKNGEPVNPSDLIVHAVANVISAVVFGHRFSIEDPTFQEMVRCNGCIVTNLGTAWGRIYDAFPWLMRYVPGPHQSSFAAMAYLTTFIKKEIKLHELNGPNEQPQDLIEYYLAQIAKTKLEPDTTFDEANMIQMVIDLFIAGTETTATSLQWALLYMVAFPEIQKKVQEELDTVLDGSQLAYYEDKKRLPFTNAVIHEVQRYGNIASNTMVLPNLDSVLHDQHQWETPYKFNPNHFLDKNGNFCTSEAFLPFSAGHRVCLGEQLARFELFIFFTTLLHRFNIELPEGITEVNTKYVFKMTLQPHPYEICAVPR; encoded by the exons ATGTTGAATATGTCTTTTACACAGGAGACATGGAGTTTGCAGCAGATCCTCCTGGCATTTTTGGTCTGTGTTATTGCTGTTAAGTACATAAAGATGAGATGGGCAGCAAGGAGCCTTCCTCCTGGGCCCACTCCACTACCACTCATAGGGAACCTATGGGCCCTGCAGTTCAAATTGCATCCAAAGACACTTCGAAAA ATAGCTGTATCGTATGGGGATATCTACACATTATGGTTGGGTCACACCCCACTTGTAGTGTTGAGCGGGTGCAGATCTGTAAGGAATGGCCTCATCTCCCATTCTGAGGAGCTTTCAGGACGCCCTGTTGATGGCCTTATGCAGGCTCTCACAAATGAAAGAG GAATTGGATCTACTAATGGCCACACCTGGAAACAGCAGAGGCGATTTGGACTGATGACTTTAAGGAACCTGGGACTTGGGAAACGTGGATTGGAATCCAGGATCCAAGAAGAGGCTCAGTGTCTGGTGGAGTCCTTAGCTGCCAAGAATG GAGAACCAGTTAACCCTTCGGATCTCATTGTCCATGCTGTGGCAAATGTAATTTCTGCTGTGGTATTTGGGCACCGTTTCTCTATTGAAGATCCCACATTCCAGGAAATGGTTAGATGCAACGGCTGTATAGTTACAAACTTGGGCACAGCTTGGGGAAGG ATCTATGATGCTTTTCCTTGGCTCATGCGATATGTACCAGGTCCACATCAAAGCTCCTTTGCTGCTATGGCTTATCTGACAACATTTATAAAGAAGGAAATAAAGTTGCATGAATTGAACGGCCCAAACGAACAACCTCAAGATCTAATTGAATACTACCTGGCACAGATTGCAAAG ACTAAACTTGAGCCTGACACCACATTTGATGAGGCCAACATGATTCAGATGGTGATTGATCTGTTTATAGCTGGCACCGAGACTACAGCCACAAGTCTTCAGTGGGCTTTGCTATACATGGTGGCGTTTCCTGAAATACAAA AGAAGGTGCAGGAAGAGTTGGATACAGTTCTTGATGGTTCTCAGCTGGCTTATTATGAAGACAAGAAAAGACTTCCGTTCACCAATGCAGTCATTCATGAGGTTCAGCGTTATGGGAACATTGCATCT AATACAATGGTTTTGCCAAACTTGGACTCTGTACTGCATGACCAACATCAGTGGGAGACCCCTTACAAATTCAACCCTAACCACTTTTTGGACAAGAACGGAAACTTTTGTACAAGTGAGGCATTTCTGCCATTCTCTGCAG GGCACAGGGTATGTTTGGGAGAACAACTGGCCCGCTTTGAGCTGTTCATATTCTTCACCACTCTTCTCCACAGATTCAACATTGAGCTGCCAGAAGGAATAACAGAAGTCaacacaaaatatgtttttaagatGACACTGCAGCCGCATCCCTATGAAATTTGTGCTGTCCCCCGTTAA
- the XB5815362.S gene encoding provisional ortholog of cytochrome P450, family 2, subfamily j, polypeptide 6 S homeolog isoform X2: protein MLNMSFTQETWSLQQILLAFLVCVIAVKYIKMRWAARSLPPGPTPLPLIGNLWALQFKLHPKTLRKIAVSYGDIYTLWLGHTPLVVLSGCRSVRNGLISHSEELSGRPVDGLMQALTNERGIGSTNGHTWKQQRRFGLMTLRNLGLGKRGLESRIQEEAQCLVESLAAKNGEPVNPSDLIVHAVANVISAVVFGHRFSIEDPTFQEMVRCNGCIVTNLGTAWGRIYDAFPWLMRYVPGPHQSSFAAMAYLTTFIKKEIKLHELNGPNEQPQDLIEYYLAQIAKTKLEPDTTFDEANMIQMVIDLFIAGTETTATSLQWALLYMVAFPEIQNFFSKGKWIVTLTEKVQEELDTVLDGSQLAYYEDKKRLPFTNAVIHEVQRYGNIASNTMVLPNLDSVLHDQHQWETPYKFNPNHFLDKNGNFCTSEAFLPFSAGHRVCLGEQLARFELFIFFTTLLHRFNIELPEGITEVNTKYVFKMTLQPHPYEICAVPR from the exons ATGTTGAATATGTCTTTTACACAGGAGACATGGAGTTTGCAGCAGATCCTCCTGGCATTTTTGGTCTGTGTTATTGCTGTTAAGTACATAAAGATGAGATGGGCAGCAAGGAGCCTTCCTCCTGGGCCCACTCCACTACCACTCATAGGGAACCTATGGGCCCTGCAGTTCAAATTGCATCCAAAGACACTTCGAAAA ATAGCTGTATCGTATGGGGATATCTACACATTATGGTTGGGTCACACCCCACTTGTAGTGTTGAGCGGGTGCAGATCTGTAAGGAATGGCCTCATCTCCCATTCTGAGGAGCTTTCAGGACGCCCTGTTGATGGCCTTATGCAGGCTCTCACAAATGAAAGAG GAATTGGATCTACTAATGGCCACACCTGGAAACAGCAGAGGCGATTTGGACTGATGACTTTAAGGAACCTGGGACTTGGGAAACGTGGATTGGAATCCAGGATCCAAGAAGAGGCTCAGTGTCTGGTGGAGTCCTTAGCTGCCAAGAATG GAGAACCAGTTAACCCTTCGGATCTCATTGTCCATGCTGTGGCAAATGTAATTTCTGCTGTGGTATTTGGGCACCGTTTCTCTATTGAAGATCCCACATTCCAGGAAATGGTTAGATGCAACGGCTGTATAGTTACAAACTTGGGCACAGCTTGGGGAAGG ATCTATGATGCTTTTCCTTGGCTCATGCGATATGTACCAGGTCCACATCAAAGCTCCTTTGCTGCTATGGCTTATCTGACAACATTTATAAAGAAGGAAATAAAGTTGCATGAATTGAACGGCCCAAACGAACAACCTCAAGATCTAATTGAATACTACCTGGCACAGATTGCAAAG ACTAAACTTGAGCCTGACACCACATTTGATGAGGCCAACATGATTCAGATGGTGATTGATCTGTTTATAGCTGGCACCGAGACTACAGCCACAAGTCTTCAGTGGGCTTTGCTATACATGGTGGCGTTTCCTGAAATACAAA attttttttctaaaggcaaGTGGATTGTCACTCTTACAGAGAAGGTGCAGGAAGAGTTGGATACAGTTCTTGATGGTTCTCAGCTGGCTTATTATGAAGACAAGAAAAGACTTCCGTTCACCAATGCAGTCATTCATGAGGTTCAGCGTTATGGGAACATTGCATCT AATACAATGGTTTTGCCAAACTTGGACTCTGTACTGCATGACCAACATCAGTGGGAGACCCCTTACAAATTCAACCCTAACCACTTTTTGGACAAGAACGGAAACTTTTGTACAAGTGAGGCATTTCTGCCATTCTCTGCAG GGCACAGGGTATGTTTGGGAGAACAACTGGCCCGCTTTGAGCTGTTCATATTCTTCACCACTCTTCTCCACAGATTCAACATTGAGCTGCCAGAAGGAATAACAGAAGTCaacacaaaatatgtttttaagatGACACTGCAGCCGCATCCCTATGAAATTTGTGCTGTCCCCCGTTAA
- the XB5815362.S gene encoding provisional ortholog of cytochrome P450, family 2, subfamily j, polypeptide 6 S homeolog (The RefSeq protein has 7 substitutions compared to this genomic sequence), translating into MQALTNERGIGSTNGHTWKQQRRFGLMTLRNLGLGKRGLESRIQEEAQCLVESLAAKNGEPVNPSDLIVHAVANVISAVVFGHRFSIEDPTFQEMVRCNGCIVTNLGTAWGRIYDAFPWLMRFVPGPHQSSFAAMAYLTAFIKKEIKLHELNGPNEQPQDLIEYYLAQIAKTKHEPDNTFDEANMIQTVIDLFIAGTETTATSLQWALLYMVAFPEIQKKVQEELDTVLDGSQLAYYEDKKRLPFTNAVIHEVQRYGNIASVGMLRSCIRKVTVNGYQLEKNTMVLPNLDSVLHDQHQWETPYKFNPNHFLDKNGNFCTSEAFLPFSAGHRVCLGEQLARFELLIFFTTLLRRFNIELPEGITEVNTKYVFKMTLQPHPYEICAVPR; encoded by the exons ATGCAGGCTCTCACAAATGAAAGAG GAATTGGATCTACTAATGGCCACACCTGGAAACAGCAGAGGCGATTTGGACTGATGACTTTAAGGAACCTGGGACTTGGGAAACGTGGATTGGAATCCAGGATCCAAGAAGAGGCTCAGTGTCTGGTGGAGTCCTTAGCTGCCAAGAATG GAGAACCAGTTAACCCTTCGGATCTCATTGTCCATGCTGTGGCAAATGTAATTTCTGCTGTGGTATTTGGGCACCGTTTCTCTATTGAAGATCCCACATTCCAGGAAATGGTTAGATGCAACGGCTGTATAGTTACAAACTTGGGCACAGCTTGGGGAAGG ATCTATGATGCTTTTCCTTGGCTCATGCGATATGTACCAGGTCCACATCAAAGCTCCTTTGCTGCTATGGCTTATCTGACAACATTTATAAAGAAGGAAATAAAGTTGCATGAATTGAACGGCCCAAACGAACAACCTCAAGATCTAATTGAATACTACCTGGCACAGATTGCAAAG ACTAAACTTGAGCCTGACACCACATTTGATGAGGCCAACATGATTCAGATGGTGATTGATCTGTTTATAGCTGGCACCGAGACTACAGCCACAAGTCTTCAGTGGGCTTTGCTATACATGGTGGCGTTTCCTGAAATACAAA AGAAGGTGCAGGAAGAGTTGGATACAGTTCTTGATGGTTCTCAGCTGGCTTATTATGAAGACAAGAAAAGACTTCCGTTCACCAATGCAGTCATTCATGAGGTTCAGCGTTATGGGAACATTGCATCTGTGGGTATGCTCAGAAGTTGTATAAGGAAAGTTACCGTTAATGGCTATCAGTTAGAGAAG AATACAATGGTTTTGCCAAACTTGGACTCTGTACTGCATGACCAACATCAGTGGGAGACCCCTTACAAATTCAACCCTAACCACTTTTTGGACAAGAACGGAAACTTTTGTACAAGTGAGGCATTTCTGCCATTCTCTGCAG GGCACAGGGTATGTTTGGGAGAACAACTGGCCCGCTTTGAGCTGTTCATATTCTTCACCACTCTTCTCCACAGATTCAACATTGAGCTGCCAGAAGGAATAACAGAAGTCaacacaaaatatgtttttaagatGACACTGCAGCCGCATCCCTATGAAATTTGTGCTGTCCCCCGTTAA
- the XB5815362.S gene encoding provisional ortholog of cytochrome P450, family 2, subfamily j, polypeptide 6 S homeolog isoform X3 gives MLNMSFTQETWSLQQILLAFLVCVIAVKYIKMRWAARSLPPGPTPLPLIGNLWALQFKLHPKTLRKIAVSYGDIYTLWLGHTPLVVLSGCRSVRNGLISHSEELSGRPVDGLMQALTNERGIGSTNGHTWKQQRRFGLMTLRNLGLGKRGLESRIQEEAQCLVESLAAKNGEPVNPSDLIVHAVANVISAVVFGHRFSIEDPTFQEMVRCNGCIVTNLGTAWGRIYDAFPWLMRYVPGPHQSSFAAMAYLTTFIKKEIKLHELNGPNEQPQDLIEYYLAQIAKTKLEPDTTFDEANMIQMVIDLFIAGTETTATSLQWALLYMVAFPEIQNFFSKGKWIVTLTEKVQEELDTVLDGSQLAYYEDKKRLPFTNAVIHEVQRYGNIASVGMLRSCIRKVTVNGYQLEKNTMVLPNLDSVLHDQHQWETPYKFNPNHFLDKNGNFCTSEAFLPFSADKTKKCSIIVEYNRYLKLVDSMQHSSSQKQWLYN, from the exons ATGTTGAATATGTCTTTTACACAGGAGACATGGAGTTTGCAGCAGATCCTCCTGGCATTTTTGGTCTGTGTTATTGCTGTTAAGTACATAAAGATGAGATGGGCAGCAAGGAGCCTTCCTCCTGGGCCCACTCCACTACCACTCATAGGGAACCTATGGGCCCTGCAGTTCAAATTGCATCCAAAGACACTTCGAAAA ATAGCTGTATCGTATGGGGATATCTACACATTATGGTTGGGTCACACCCCACTTGTAGTGTTGAGCGGGTGCAGATCTGTAAGGAATGGCCTCATCTCCCATTCTGAGGAGCTTTCAGGACGCCCTGTTGATGGCCTTATGCAGGCTCTCACAAATGAAAGAG GAATTGGATCTACTAATGGCCACACCTGGAAACAGCAGAGGCGATTTGGACTGATGACTTTAAGGAACCTGGGACTTGGGAAACGTGGATTGGAATCCAGGATCCAAGAAGAGGCTCAGTGTCTGGTGGAGTCCTTAGCTGCCAAGAATG GAGAACCAGTTAACCCTTCGGATCTCATTGTCCATGCTGTGGCAAATGTAATTTCTGCTGTGGTATTTGGGCACCGTTTCTCTATTGAAGATCCCACATTCCAGGAAATGGTTAGATGCAACGGCTGTATAGTTACAAACTTGGGCACAGCTTGGGGAAGG ATCTATGATGCTTTTCCTTGGCTCATGCGATATGTACCAGGTCCACATCAAAGCTCCTTTGCTGCTATGGCTTATCTGACAACATTTATAAAGAAGGAAATAAAGTTGCATGAATTGAACGGCCCAAACGAACAACCTCAAGATCTAATTGAATACTACCTGGCACAGATTGCAAAG ACTAAACTTGAGCCTGACACCACATTTGATGAGGCCAACATGATTCAGATGGTGATTGATCTGTTTATAGCTGGCACCGAGACTACAGCCACAAGTCTTCAGTGGGCTTTGCTATACATGGTGGCGTTTCCTGAAATACAAA attttttttctaaaggcaaGTGGATTGTCACTCTTACAGAGAAGGTGCAGGAAGAGTTGGATACAGTTCTTGATGGTTCTCAGCTGGCTTATTATGAAGACAAGAAAAGACTTCCGTTCACCAATGCAGTCATTCATGAGGTTCAGCGTTATGGGAACATTGCATCTGTGGGTATGCTCAGAAGTTGTATAAGGAAAGTTACCGTTAATGGCTATCAGTTAGAGAAG AATACAATGGTTTTGCCAAACTTGGACTCTGTACTGCATGACCAACATCAGTGGGAGACCCCTTACAAATTCAACCCTAACCACTTTTTGGACAAGAACGGAAACTTTTGTACAAGTGAGGCATTTCTGCCATTCTCTGCAG acaaaaccaagaaatgcagtaTAATTGTGGAATATAACAGGTACCTGAAGTTagtcgactccatgcaacacagcagttctcagaaacagtggttatacaactaa
- the XB5815362.S gene encoding provisional ortholog of cytochrome P450, family 2, subfamily j, polypeptide 6 S homeolog isoform X5: protein MLNMSFTQETWSLQQILLAFLVCVIAVKYIKMRWAARSLPPGPTPLPLIGNLWALQFKLHPKTLRKIAVSYGDIYTLWLGHTPLVVLSGCRSVRNGLISHSEELSGRPVDGLMQALTNERGIGSTNGHTWKQQRRFGLMTLRNLGLGKRGLESRIQEEAQCLVESLAAKNGEPVNPSDLIVHAVANVISAVVFGHRFSIEDPTFQEMVRCNGCIVTNLGTAWGRIYDAFPWLMRYVPGPHQSSFAAMAYLTTFIKKEIKLHELNGPNEQPQDLIEYYLAQIAKTKLEPDTTFDEANMIQMVIDLFIAGTETTATSLQWALLYMVAFPEIQNFFSKGKWIVTLTEKVQEELDTVLDGSQLAYYEDKKRLPFTNAVIHEVQRYGNIASVGMLRSCIRKVTVNGYQLEKNTMVLPNLDSVLHDQHQWETPYKFNPNHFLDKNGNFCTSEAFLPFSAGSPDDHQVHCE from the exons ATGTTGAATATGTCTTTTACACAGGAGACATGGAGTTTGCAGCAGATCCTCCTGGCATTTTTGGTCTGTGTTATTGCTGTTAAGTACATAAAGATGAGATGGGCAGCAAGGAGCCTTCCTCCTGGGCCCACTCCACTACCACTCATAGGGAACCTATGGGCCCTGCAGTTCAAATTGCATCCAAAGACACTTCGAAAA ATAGCTGTATCGTATGGGGATATCTACACATTATGGTTGGGTCACACCCCACTTGTAGTGTTGAGCGGGTGCAGATCTGTAAGGAATGGCCTCATCTCCCATTCTGAGGAGCTTTCAGGACGCCCTGTTGATGGCCTTATGCAGGCTCTCACAAATGAAAGAG GAATTGGATCTACTAATGGCCACACCTGGAAACAGCAGAGGCGATTTGGACTGATGACTTTAAGGAACCTGGGACTTGGGAAACGTGGATTGGAATCCAGGATCCAAGAAGAGGCTCAGTGTCTGGTGGAGTCCTTAGCTGCCAAGAATG GAGAACCAGTTAACCCTTCGGATCTCATTGTCCATGCTGTGGCAAATGTAATTTCTGCTGTGGTATTTGGGCACCGTTTCTCTATTGAAGATCCCACATTCCAGGAAATGGTTAGATGCAACGGCTGTATAGTTACAAACTTGGGCACAGCTTGGGGAAGG ATCTATGATGCTTTTCCTTGGCTCATGCGATATGTACCAGGTCCACATCAAAGCTCCTTTGCTGCTATGGCTTATCTGACAACATTTATAAAGAAGGAAATAAAGTTGCATGAATTGAACGGCCCAAACGAACAACCTCAAGATCTAATTGAATACTACCTGGCACAGATTGCAAAG ACTAAACTTGAGCCTGACACCACATTTGATGAGGCCAACATGATTCAGATGGTGATTGATCTGTTTATAGCTGGCACCGAGACTACAGCCACAAGTCTTCAGTGGGCTTTGCTATACATGGTGGCGTTTCCTGAAATACAAA attttttttctaaaggcaaGTGGATTGTCACTCTTACAGAGAAGGTGCAGGAAGAGTTGGATACAGTTCTTGATGGTTCTCAGCTGGCTTATTATGAAGACAAGAAAAGACTTCCGTTCACCAATGCAGTCATTCATGAGGTTCAGCGTTATGGGAACATTGCATCTGTGGGTATGCTCAGAAGTTGTATAAGGAAAGTTACCGTTAATGGCTATCAGTTAGAGAAG AATACAATGGTTTTGCCAAACTTGGACTCTGTACTGCATGACCAACATCAGTGGGAGACCCCTTACAAATTCAACCCTAACCACTTTTTGGACAAGAACGGAAACTTTTGTACAAGTGAGGCATTTCTGCCATTCTCTGCAG ggtcCCCAGATGACCACCAAGTACACTGTGAAtga